In Methylococcus geothermalis, one genomic interval encodes:
- the lptC gene encoding LPS export ABC transporter periplasmic protein LptC codes for MLAVAALGSTWYAQRIKPTEDAGATAEHGTVDYFSLDIRRTALDEGGKAKNLLVAPVLTHYIDDDHTDLTMPVYTMFSKEDNPPWVISSEHGTIRPDGTIALEGAVLIQRDTDRNGRAIRVITSNALVDPSRDYAETADHVEVFSDPDFLSGDGAQVHFGDQLKITILSNVRRKHDVR; via the coding sequence ATGCTCGCCGTAGCGGCGCTGGGCAGCACGTGGTACGCGCAGCGGATCAAGCCCACGGAAGATGCCGGTGCGACTGCCGAACACGGCACTGTCGACTACTTCTCCCTCGACATCCGGCGGACCGCTCTGGACGAGGGCGGCAAGGCCAAGAACTTGCTGGTGGCACCGGTACTCACACACTACATCGACGATGACCACACCGATCTGACGATGCCGGTGTACACCATGTTTTCGAAAGAGGACAATCCTCCCTGGGTCATTTCTTCCGAACATGGCACCATCCGCCCGGATGGGACCATCGCCTTGGAAGGCGCGGTACTGATCCAGCGGGACACGGACCGGAATGGCCGGGCGATCCGGGTGATAACGAGCAACGCCCTGGTCGATCCCAGCCGGGACTATGCGGAGACGGCCGACCATGTCGAAGTCTTCAGCGATCCGGACTTCCTGTCAGGCGACGGCGCCCAGGTTCATTTCGGCGATCAACTCAAAATCACCATCCTTTCCAATGTCCGCAGAAAACATGACGTGCGCTAG
- the lptA gene encoding lipopolysaccharide transport periplasmic protein LptA, with translation MTCARTRTLGFLALFCLWPGLTFGLSSDAKQPIYIEADTATYDEATGQTIYIGHVRSTQGSLIVDSDKMIVYQKGGKTEKVVATANPVRLKQTPDGGKEDIHGTGQRAEYFPETGILILYDKAVVWQGGDSTESDRIEYDSRKNFVKAGDPQSNKSRVHVKLAPKAETKSPK, from the coding sequence ATGACGTGCGCTAGAACGAGAACGCTAGGCTTCCTCGCCCTGTTCTGCCTCTGGCCGGGCTTGACGTTCGGACTGTCCAGCGACGCCAAGCAGCCGATCTACATCGAGGCCGACACCGCCACCTACGACGAGGCCACCGGGCAAACCATTTACATCGGCCACGTGCGCTCGACCCAGGGCAGCCTGATCGTGGACTCGGACAAGATGATCGTCTACCAGAAAGGTGGGAAAACCGAAAAAGTCGTGGCCACGGCAAATCCGGTCCGCCTGAAGCAGACGCCGGATGGCGGCAAAGAGGACATTCACGGCACGGGCCAGCGCGCCGAATATTTCCCCGAAACCGGCATTCTCATCCTTTACGACAAGGCTGTGGTCTGGCAAGGCGGCGATTCTACCGAGAGCGACCGGATCGAATACGACAGCCGCAAGAATTTCGTGAAGGCGGGCGATCCGCAGTCGAACAAATCGCGCGTGCACGTCAAGCTGGCGCCCAAGGCGGAAACCAAGAGCCCGAAGTAA